From Apteryx mantelli isolate bAptMan1 chromosome 14, bAptMan1.hap1, whole genome shotgun sequence, the proteins below share one genomic window:
- the GNPDA1 gene encoding glucosamine-6-phosphate isomerase 1, with product MKLIILETYAQASEWAAKYIRNRIVHFNPGPGRYFTLGLPTGSTPLGCYKKLIEYYRNGDLSFKYVKTFNMDEYVGLPRDHPESYHSFMWNNFFKHIDILAENTHILDGNAADLQAECDAFEDKIKAAGGIELFVGGIGPDGHIAFNEPGSSLVSRTRVKTLAMDTILANARFFDGDLSKVPTMALTVGVGTVMDAREVMILITGAHKAFALYKAIEEGVNHMWTVSAFQQHPNTVFVCDEDATLELKVKTVKYFKGLMMVHNKLVEPLYSMKETGAEGSQSKKPYSD from the exons ATGAAGCTCATCATCCTGGAGACGTACGCGCAGGCGAGCGAGTGGGCCGCCAAGTACATCCGCAACCGCATCGTGCACTTCAACCCCGGCCCCGGGAGGTACTTCACGCTGGGGCTGCCCACAG GGAGCACCCCGCTGGGGTGCTACAAGAAGCTGATCGAGTACTACCGGAACGGGGACCTTTCCTTTAAATACGTGAAAACTTTCAACATGGACGAGTATGTAG GTCTCCCAAGGGATCACCCAGAAAGTTATCATTCCTTCATGTGGAATAACTTCTTCAAACATATTGACATCTTGGCAGAAAACACTCATATTTTAGATGGAAACGCAGCTGACTTGCAGGCTGAATGTGATGCATTTGAGGATAAAATCAAAGCAGCTGGCGGAATTGAACTCTTTGTTGGAG GTATTGGCCCAGATGGTCACATCGCCTTCAATGAGCCTGGATCAAGTTTAGTATCAAGAACAAGAGTGAAGACCTTGGCTATGGACACAATATTGGCTAATGCCAGATTCTTTGATGGCGACCTCTCCAAAGTCCCCACAATGGCTTTGACAGTTGGAGTAGGCACTGTCATGGATGCAAGAGAG GTGATGATTCTTATCACAGGAGCGCATAAGGCGTTTGCTTTGTACAAAGCCATTGAGGAAGGTGTCAACCACATGTGGACAGTATCTGCTTTCCAGCAACACCCCAacactgtgtttgtgtgtgatgAAGATGCCACTCTGGAACTCAAAGTTAAGACGGTGAAATACTTCAAAG GTTTAATGATGGTTCACAATAAGCTTGTGGAACCCTTGTACAGCATGAAGGAGACAGGAGCAGAAGGAAGCCAGTCTAAGAAACCATACAGCGATTAA
- the RNF14 gene encoding E3 ubiquitin-protein ligase RNF14 isoform X1 gives MSSEDKEAQEDELLALASIYDEDEFKRAESAQGGETRICLELPQNFKIFVSGNSTESVQNNGFEYTVCFLPPLVLNFELPPDYPSTSPPVFTLSGKWLSQAQLSALCKHLDNVWEENRGCVVLFAWMQFLKEETLSYLNISSPYELKMCHQGNGQSRTPLVPLDAEKDCGGAAGSAAAEGDIVDERAVQDVESLSSLIREILDFDQAQRRKCFNSKMYLCNICFCEKLGSDCMYFTECSHVYCKACLKDYFEIQIRDGQVHCLNCPEPKCSSVATPGQVKELVGEQLFARYDRLLLQSSLDLMADVVYCPRPGCQTPVMQEPGGTMGICSCCNYAFCTVCKMTYHGVSPCKVTAEKLIDLRNEYLEADEATKRFLEQRYGKRVIQKALEEMESKEWLEKNSKSCPCCGTHIEKLDGCNKMTCTGCMQYFCWLCMGSLSRVNPYRHFNDPSSPCFNRLFQAMHIDGEFWDVEEED, from the exons ATGTCTTCAGAAGATAAAGAAGCTCAGGAGGATGAGCTGCTAGCTTTGGCTAGCATTTATGATGAAGATGAATTCAAGAGAGCAGAGTCTGCCCAAGGAGGAGAAACAAGAATTTGTTTGGAGTTGCCCCAAAACTTCAAAATTTTTGTGAGTG GCAATTCCACAGAAAGCGTCCAGAACAACGGGTTTGAATACACAGTTTGCTTTTTGCCTCCACTTGTGCTGAATTTTGAACTCCCACCAGATTACCCATCAACCTCCCCACCTGTGTTTACCCTCAGTGGCAAATGGCTCTCCCAAGCCCAG ctcAGTGCTCTTTGCAAACATTTAGACAACGTCTGGGAAGAGAATCGAGGCTGTGTGGTCTTATTTGCCTGGATGCAGTTTCTGAAGGAGGAAACACTGAGTTACCTGAATATTTCCTCCCCATATGAGCTAAAAATGTGCCATCAAGGAAATGGGCAGAGTAGGACACCTTTGGTTCCTCTAGATGCTGAGAAGGATTGTGGTGGTGCAGCAGGCTCTGCGGCAGCTGAAGGAGATATCGTTGATGAAAGAGCTGTACAGGACGTGGAATCTTTGTCAAGTCTGATTAGGGAAATATTGGACTTTGATCAGGCTCAGAGGAGGAAATGCTTTAACAGCAAGATGTACTTGTGCAATATCTGCTTCTGTGAGAAGCTGGGCAGTGACTGTATGTACTTCACTGAATGCAGCCACGTATACTGCAAAGCCTGCTTGAAGGACTACTTTGAAATACAGATCAGGGATGGGCAGGTCCACTGTCTCAACTGTCCAGAACCAAAGTGTTCTTCTGTTGCTACTCCTGGCCAG GTTAAAGAGTTGGTTGGAGAGCAGTTGTTTGCACGTTACGACCGCCTGCTTCTGCAGTCCAGCCTGGACTTGATGGCAGATGTAGTGTATTGCCCTCGTCCAGGCTGTCAGACGCCAGTCATGCAAGAACCAGGTGGTACCATGGGCATATGTTCCTGTTGCAACTATGCTTTTTGTACTGTCTGTAAAATGACTTACCATGGAGTCTCTCCGTGTAAAGTCACTGCAG AGAAATTAATCGATTTACGTAACGAATATCTAGAAGCAGATGAAGCAACTAAAAGATTTTTGGAACAGCGTTATGGCAAAAGAGTGATTCAGAAAGCCCTTGAGGAAATGGAAAGTAAAGAATGGCTAGAAAAGAACTCAAAGTCTTGTCCTTGCTGTGGTACTCATATAGAG AAACTAGACGGTTGTAACAAAATGACGTGTACTGGCTGCATGCAGTATTTCTGCTGGCTTTGTATGGGTTCTCTGTCACGGGTCAACCCGTATAGGCACTTCAATGATCCATCTTCCCCATGCTTTAATCG ATTGTTTCAAGCTATGCACATCGATGGTGAGTTCTGGGATGTTGAAGAGGAAGACTAG
- the RNF14 gene encoding E3 ubiquitin-protein ligase RNF14 isoform X2 codes for MSSEDKEAQEDELLALASIYDEDEFKRAESAQGGETRICLELPQNFKIFVSGNSTESVQNNGFEYTVCFLPPLVLNFELPPDYPSTSPPVFTLSGKWLSQAQLSALCKHLDNVWEENRGCVVLFAWMQFLKEETLSYLNISSPYELKMCHQGNGQSRTPLVPLDAEKDCGGAAGSAAAEGDIVDERAVQDVESLSSLIREILDFDQAQRRKCFNSKMYLCNICFCEKLGSDCMYFTECSHVYCKACLKDYFEIQIRDGQVHCLNCPEPKCSSVATPGQKLIDLRNEYLEADEATKRFLEQRYGKRVIQKALEEMESKEWLEKNSKSCPCCGTHIEKLDGCNKMTCTGCMQYFCWLCMGSLSRVNPYRHFNDPSSPCFNRLFQAMHIDGEFWDVEEED; via the exons ATGTCTTCAGAAGATAAAGAAGCTCAGGAGGATGAGCTGCTAGCTTTGGCTAGCATTTATGATGAAGATGAATTCAAGAGAGCAGAGTCTGCCCAAGGAGGAGAAACAAGAATTTGTTTGGAGTTGCCCCAAAACTTCAAAATTTTTGTGAGTG GCAATTCCACAGAAAGCGTCCAGAACAACGGGTTTGAATACACAGTTTGCTTTTTGCCTCCACTTGTGCTGAATTTTGAACTCCCACCAGATTACCCATCAACCTCCCCACCTGTGTTTACCCTCAGTGGCAAATGGCTCTCCCAAGCCCAG ctcAGTGCTCTTTGCAAACATTTAGACAACGTCTGGGAAGAGAATCGAGGCTGTGTGGTCTTATTTGCCTGGATGCAGTTTCTGAAGGAGGAAACACTGAGTTACCTGAATATTTCCTCCCCATATGAGCTAAAAATGTGCCATCAAGGAAATGGGCAGAGTAGGACACCTTTGGTTCCTCTAGATGCTGAGAAGGATTGTGGTGGTGCAGCAGGCTCTGCGGCAGCTGAAGGAGATATCGTTGATGAAAGAGCTGTACAGGACGTGGAATCTTTGTCAAGTCTGATTAGGGAAATATTGGACTTTGATCAGGCTCAGAGGAGGAAATGCTTTAACAGCAAGATGTACTTGTGCAATATCTGCTTCTGTGAGAAGCTGGGCAGTGACTGTATGTACTTCACTGAATGCAGCCACGTATACTGCAAAGCCTGCTTGAAGGACTACTTTGAAATACAGATCAGGGATGGGCAGGTCCACTGTCTCAACTGTCCAGAACCAAAGTGTTCTTCTGTTGCTACTCCTGGCCAG AAATTAATCGATTTACGTAACGAATATCTAGAAGCAGATGAAGCAACTAAAAGATTTTTGGAACAGCGTTATGGCAAAAGAGTGATTCAGAAAGCCCTTGAGGAAATGGAAAGTAAAGAATGGCTAGAAAAGAACTCAAAGTCTTGTCCTTGCTGTGGTACTCATATAGAG AAACTAGACGGTTGTAACAAAATGACGTGTACTGGCTGCATGCAGTATTTCTGCTGGCTTTGTATGGGTTCTCTGTCACGGGTCAACCCGTATAGGCACTTCAATGATCCATCTTCCCCATGCTTTAATCG ATTGTTTCAAGCTATGCACATCGATGGTGAGTTCTGGGATGTTGAAGAGGAAGACTAG
- the RNF14 gene encoding E3 ubiquitin-protein ligase RNF14 isoform X3, giving the protein MQFLKEETLSYLNISSPYELKMCHQGNGQSRTPLVPLDAEKDCGGAAGSAAAEGDIVDERAVQDVESLSSLIREILDFDQAQRRKCFNSKMYLCNICFCEKLGSDCMYFTECSHVYCKACLKDYFEIQIRDGQVHCLNCPEPKCSSVATPGQVKELVGEQLFARYDRLLLQSSLDLMADVVYCPRPGCQTPVMQEPGGTMGICSCCNYAFCTVCKMTYHGVSPCKVTAEKLIDLRNEYLEADEATKRFLEQRYGKRVIQKALEEMESKEWLEKNSKSCPCCGTHIEKLDGCNKMTCTGCMQYFCWLCMGSLSRVNPYRHFNDPSSPCFNRLFQAMHIDGEFWDVEEED; this is encoded by the exons ATGCAGTTTCTGAAGGAGGAAACACTGAGTTACCTGAATATTTCCTCCCCATATGAGCTAAAAATGTGCCATCAAGGAAATGGGCAGAGTAGGACACCTTTGGTTCCTCTAGATGCTGAGAAGGATTGTGGTGGTGCAGCAGGCTCTGCGGCAGCTGAAGGAGATATCGTTGATGAAAGAGCTGTACAGGACGTGGAATCTTTGTCAAGTCTGATTAGGGAAATATTGGACTTTGATCAGGCTCAGAGGAGGAAATGCTTTAACAGCAAGATGTACTTGTGCAATATCTGCTTCTGTGAGAAGCTGGGCAGTGACTGTATGTACTTCACTGAATGCAGCCACGTATACTGCAAAGCCTGCTTGAAGGACTACTTTGAAATACAGATCAGGGATGGGCAGGTCCACTGTCTCAACTGTCCAGAACCAAAGTGTTCTTCTGTTGCTACTCCTGGCCAG GTTAAAGAGTTGGTTGGAGAGCAGTTGTTTGCACGTTACGACCGCCTGCTTCTGCAGTCCAGCCTGGACTTGATGGCAGATGTAGTGTATTGCCCTCGTCCAGGCTGTCAGACGCCAGTCATGCAAGAACCAGGTGGTACCATGGGCATATGTTCCTGTTGCAACTATGCTTTTTGTACTGTCTGTAAAATGACTTACCATGGAGTCTCTCCGTGTAAAGTCACTGCAG AGAAATTAATCGATTTACGTAACGAATATCTAGAAGCAGATGAAGCAACTAAAAGATTTTTGGAACAGCGTTATGGCAAAAGAGTGATTCAGAAAGCCCTTGAGGAAATGGAAAGTAAAGAATGGCTAGAAAAGAACTCAAAGTCTTGTCCTTGCTGTGGTACTCATATAGAG AAACTAGACGGTTGTAACAAAATGACGTGTACTGGCTGCATGCAGTATTTCTGCTGGCTTTGTATGGGTTCTCTGTCACGGGTCAACCCGTATAGGCACTTCAATGATCCATCTTCCCCATGCTTTAATCG ATTGTTTCAAGCTATGCACATCGATGGTGAGTTCTGGGATGTTGAAGAGGAAGACTAG